In one Chlamydia sp. BM-2023 genomic region, the following are encoded:
- a CDS encoding polymorphic outer membrane protein middle domain-containing protein produces MKASLRKLLISTTLTLPCSYQAFALNIFVPSGTYNGNLRETFPYTITSNPEGTTAILIGDLNVLNIDNSMAATPLSCFSNSVGPMTIVGRGHKLTFTNLRTSVNGAALSSTPPDATQANSPYSLVGLDTLSLLNCVVLSAQAATGSTAVSPKGGGVYVAAPLFIADFQNLLCQNNRADNNGGALWAKHVNINGVKKNALFTGNVAAGGGAIGSSHSVSITNCPSLLFRSNSAEKHGGAIHSADTATTGQQTANITLSKNGSIQFDANVARSGGAIYCEGNVTFSNNRKLLMQNNFASPASTDATANANPEGQGGAIFSKRAGTAATPPNPAPSPDDYTGIVITNQTEALFANNVAATAGGAVFGEKVTIESCGPTMFRDNRAASGGAISVSDNGSLKLSADYGDMVFYQNLQNNGTATPANIRNSISLSASALITSLSASGDHSLFFYDPIVGKPPTAANTQLLEINPKRGSTAPFTNYIGSVVFSGLDVVDTTQADNLTSTIYQKVNLSGGKLVLANNAKLAVTSFTQDQDSVLLMDNGTTLEILQHSHNATAANADGKVVITNLHLNIASFTTTGTGATIEAKNAAGDVTASGSISLDDATGHAYENHALFNQNTVTITPLVLAAETASKVTTTDLNLTPRGDVDPKYGYQGSWTLSLEDSTDKKKKTLKAVWNKRGFTPSPERHASLVPNSLWGTFIDLRSINELATTSCDGFGYGKGFWVAGISNIFHHDRGANAHGFRRISNGYVLGANSQTISDSVIGVAFAQLFGKSKDYVISTAKSKAIIGTGYLSIKHPISNTIFTSFSARASYSHTNEDMKTRYTFSPEEDGSWVNNCWLGEIGGSLPIVLQSRQLHLNQIVPFVNGQVGYAEHGTFKEKLAEARFFCSTRLINVSVPCGFKIDRRSHNHPDFYSLSLSYVPDVYRRNPGCKTLLLANGVSWNTTATNLDRHALLIQGSSHTAVNNNIEIFSHGSCELRKSSRNYNINLGSKFRF; encoded by the coding sequence ATGAAAGCGTCTCTTCGTAAGCTCCTTATCTCCACAACGCTAACTCTGCCCTGCTCGTATCAAGCATTCGCTTTAAACATTTTCGTACCTAGTGGAACTTACAACGGAAATCTTAGAGAAACATTTCCTTATACGATTACATCAAATCCTGAAGGAACAACAGCCATTTTAATTGGAGATTTAAATGTTTTAAACATTGACAACTCCATGGCTGCAACCCCCTTAAGCTGCTTTTCTAACTCTGTAGGTCCTATGACAATCGTAGGACGTGGCCACAAGTTAACATTTACCAATCTGCGCACATCTGTAAATGGTGCTGCTCTTAGCTCTACACCTCCAGATGCCACTCAAGCTAATAGCCCCTACTCTCTCGTGGGACTAGATACCCTTTCTCTTCTTAACTGCGTAGTTCTTAGCGCTCAGGCTGCCACAGGCAGCACTGCTGTATCACCAAAAGGCGGCGGTGTCTATGTAGCCGCCCCTTTATTCATTGCAGATTTTCAAAATTTGCTATGCCAAAATAACCGCGCAGATAACAACGGTGGAGCCCTTTGGGCAAAACATGTAAATATTAACGGCGTAAAAAAGAATGCGCTATTTACCGGTAACGTAGCGGCAGGTGGAGGAGCTATAGGCTCATCACACAGTGTATCTATCACGAACTGTCCTTCACTACTCTTTAGATCTAACTCTGCAGAGAAGCATGGTGGTGCTATACATTCTGCAGATACAGCGACTACAGGTCAGCAAACTGCCAATATAACGCTTTCAAAAAACGGCTCCATACAATTTGATGCAAACGTTGCACGATCAGGTGGCGCCATTTATTGCGAAGGAAACGTAACATTTTCTAATAATAGAAAATTGTTAATGCAAAATAACTTTGCATCTCCAGCATCTACTGACGCTACTGCTAACGCCAATCCTGAAGGGCAAGGCGGAGCCATTTTTTCAAAAAGGGCTGGGACTGCTGCAACTCCTCCTAATCCTGCTCCTAGTCCAGATGATTACACCGGGATAGTCATAACAAATCAAACTGAAGCCCTATTCGCAAATAACGTCGCAGCAACCGCTGGCGGAGCTGTTTTCGGAGAAAAGGTTACTATTGAATCTTGCGGACCTACGATGTTCCGAGATAATAGAGCTGCTTCCGGAGGGGCGATCAGCGTATCTGATAATGGATCTTTAAAGCTTTCTGCTGATTACGGAGATATGGTTTTCTATCAAAATCTCCAAAATAACGGAACTGCAACTCCAGCTAATATAAGAAACTCGATTTCACTTTCAGCTTCAGCTTTGATTACCTCTCTATCAGCTTCTGGTGATCACAGTCTGTTTTTCTATGATCCTATTGTTGGCAAACCTCCAACCGCTGCTAATACTCAACTATTGGAGATTAACCCTAAAAGAGGTTCCACAGCCCCCTTTACTAACTACATAGGTTCTGTAGTTTTTTCGGGATTAGACGTTGTTGATACAACACAAGCTGACAACTTAACTTCTACTATTTATCAAAAGGTTAACCTCTCCGGAGGAAAGCTCGTTTTGGCAAACAATGCAAAACTAGCTGTTACATCTTTTACTCAAGATCAAGACTCTGTTCTTTTAATGGACAATGGAACAACTCTTGAAATCTTACAACACTCTCACAACGCAACAGCTGCTAATGCTGACGGTAAAGTTGTGATTACAAATCTGCACCTGAACATCGCCTCCTTTACAACAACTGGTACGGGGGCAACCATTGAAGCGAAGAATGCCGCGGGAGATGTCACTGCAAGTGGTTCCATCTCTTTAGATGATGCAACCGGGCACGCCTACGAAAACCACGCTTTGTTTAACCAAAATACCGTTACCATTACTCCGCTTGTTTTAGCTGCTGAAACAGCAAGTAAAGTAACTACTACCGATCTTAATCTCACACCTCGAGGAGATGTAGATCCTAAATATGGTTATCAAGGTTCGTGGACACTTTCTTTGGAAGATTCTACTGATAAGAAGAAGAAAACCCTAAAAGCTGTTTGGAATAAAAGAGGGTTCACCCCTAGTCCTGAGCGACATGCCTCTTTAGTTCCAAACAGTTTGTGGGGGACATTTATAGATCTCCGATCTATAAATGAACTTGCTACGACAAGCTGTGATGGTTTTGGATATGGTAAGGGATTCTGGGTAGCTGGTATCTCAAATATCTTCCATCATGATCGCGGCGCTAACGCTCATGGTTTCCGTCGTATTAGTAACGGCTATGTTCTAGGTGCAAATTCACAAACAATTTCTGATTCTGTAATTGGAGTAGCCTTCGCCCAACTATTTGGGAAATCTAAGGATTATGTAATCTCCACAGCAAAATCAAAAGCGATAATCGGTACTGGTTATCTCTCAATAAAACATCCTATTAGCAACACTATCTTCACATCATTTTCAGCTAGAGCAAGCTACAGCCATACTAATGAAGATATGAAAACCCGCTATACCTTCTCCCCTGAAGAAGACGGTAGCTGGGTTAACAATTGTTGGTTAGGAGAGATAGGCGGAAGCCTTCCCATTGTTTTACAATCTCGACAATTACACCTAAATCAAATCGTTCCTTTTGTGAACGGCCAGGTTGGCTATGCTGAGCACGGCACATTTAAAGAAAAACTTGCAGAAGCACGATTCTTCTGTTCAACACGCTTAATAAATGTGTCTGTACCATGTGGATTTAAAATTGACAGACGGTCTCACAACCATCCTGATTTTTATAGTCTATCGCTATCTTATGTCCCTGATGTATATCGCAGAAATCCAGGCTGTAAAACATTACTACTGGCAAATGGAGTTTCTTGGAATACAACAGCAACAAACTTAGATAGACATGCTCTACTTATTCAGGGATCTTCCCATACAGCTGTAAACAATAATATAGAAATCTTTAGCCATGGTAGTTGCGAACTTCGTAAATCTTCGCGCAACTACAATATAAATTTAGGAAGTAAATTTCGATTCTAA
- a CDS encoding autotransporter outer membrane beta-barrel domain-containing protein, translating to MLCNLHAEETTEKQASETENLSTQMDARGQFIANAYWQSIYASRLAQLTARSYSQTLKDEFYFDIEAGLLGLCLCQKNLEGQNGFHMDSTGLYTGLYIGRPSKYKFGLVVASQLANAKEKQGHNESETQYLSLSSHLEGHGFDGRLIVVNRNTLTVGVTDFNSTQQGLLGACYGSFNGGSAISSLYFYFPIKAKTNDRLTIMPFIGYVMSVAQQNGFEEEGVRPRVYETGDAVLSDLSLPFGIYNKLAFRGCCPSLWEIEVSYKPTIARKDPSIGTLFVADKKYWVSQPTSVCHHNASLHLKNETQLLKFFHINLDYQCDFSSTTRSHYILGGAKLSF from the coding sequence TTGCTTTGCAATTTACACGCTGAAGAAACTACCGAAAAACAAGCTTCTGAAACTGAAAATCTATCAACACAAATGGACGCTAGAGGACAGTTTATTGCCAATGCCTATTGGCAATCTATCTATGCTTCACGATTAGCGCAGCTCACAGCTAGATCCTATTCACAAACTTTAAAAGATGAGTTTTATTTTGATATAGAAGCAGGACTTTTAGGACTTTGCTTATGTCAAAAAAATCTAGAAGGTCAGAATGGCTTCCATATGGATAGCACAGGATTGTATACAGGATTGTATATAGGACGTCCTTCAAAATATAAATTCGGTCTTGTTGTTGCTAGCCAATTAGCAAATGCTAAGGAAAAACAAGGACATAACGAAAGCGAAACACAATATCTATCGTTATCCAGCCACTTAGAAGGCCACGGATTTGATGGTAGACTGATCGTTGTAAACAGAAATACTTTAACTGTAGGAGTAACCGATTTTAATAGTACACAGCAAGGCCTCTTAGGAGCATGCTACGGTTCTTTTAACGGGGGATCTGCAATTAGTTCTCTATATTTTTACTTCCCTATAAAAGCAAAAACTAACGACAGACTGACTATCATGCCATTTATCGGCTATGTAATGAGTGTAGCTCAACAAAATGGATTCGAAGAAGAAGGAGTTCGCCCTCGCGTTTACGAAACTGGAGATGCTGTTCTCTCTGATCTTTCCCTACCTTTCGGGATTTACAACAAGCTAGCATTCCGTGGATGTTGCCCATCACTATGGGAAATAGAAGTCTCCTATAAACCGACAATTGCCCGTAAGGACCCTTCAATAGGGACACTATTTGTCGCTGATAAAAAATACTGGGTTTCTCAACCTACGAGCGTCTGCCACCACAACGCTTCCTTACATCTAAAAAATGAAACCCAACTATTAAAGTTTTTCCATATTAACCTAGATTATCAATGTGATTTCTCTTCAACAACACGCAGTCACTACATCCTAGGCGGAGCAAAACTTTCTTTCTAA